A genome region from Geodermatophilus bullaregiensis includes the following:
- a CDS encoding APC family permease yields MAVEQGPVTGRQADLRAKGLSTNSVGLLASVVLGVSSIAPVYALTATLGPTVTEVGLQMPAVFLAGFLPMLLVAYAYRELNRVAPDCGTSFTWTTKAFNPYVGWLCGWGALLATIIVLSNLAGVAVSFFYLLLGEITGSESVGALGDDTLVNVLTCVAFVALATWVTYRGVEATKRVQYVLVGFQMVVLAVFAVLALVKAGSAPGGIAFELSWLDPTAITSFSAFTAGLSLSLFIYWGWDTCLTVNEETAGSSRTPGRAALLTMLVIIVTYVGVAIAVQMYAGIGAEGTGLGNPDTGDNVFAALAGPVLGPGLAFLLFLAVVASSASSLQTTFLPTTRTMLAMGTYGALPKRLAEVHPRFLAPSTATLVAGVGTAAFYVGITLISENVLIDTIYALGLMICFYYGLTAYACVWYFRHELRRSARDLVFKGVLPLLGALMLTAVFLQTAVDTLDPAYGSGSSVFGVGSVFVIGIGLLLAGVVLMLAWRARHPEFFRGETLRVDTPSLVFDD; encoded by the coding sequence ATGGCGGTGGAGCAGGGGCCGGTGACCGGCCGGCAGGCCGATCTCCGGGCGAAGGGGCTGTCCACCAACTCGGTGGGCCTGCTGGCCAGCGTGGTGCTCGGTGTCTCGAGCATCGCCCCGGTGTACGCGCTGACCGCGACGCTGGGCCCGACCGTGACCGAGGTCGGCCTGCAGATGCCGGCGGTGTTCCTGGCCGGCTTCCTGCCGATGCTGCTGGTCGCGTACGCGTACCGGGAGCTCAACCGGGTCGCCCCGGACTGCGGGACGTCGTTCACCTGGACGACCAAGGCGTTCAACCCCTACGTCGGGTGGCTCTGCGGCTGGGGCGCGCTGCTGGCGACGATCATCGTGCTGTCCAACCTGGCCGGCGTCGCCGTCTCGTTCTTCTACCTGCTGCTCGGCGAGATCACCGGCTCGGAGAGCGTCGGCGCGCTGGGTGACGACACCCTGGTCAACGTCCTCACCTGCGTCGCCTTCGTGGCGCTGGCCACGTGGGTCACCTACCGCGGCGTCGAGGCCACCAAGCGGGTGCAGTACGTGCTCGTCGGCTTCCAGATGGTCGTGCTGGCGGTGTTCGCCGTCCTGGCCCTGGTCAAGGCCGGCTCCGCGCCGGGCGGGATCGCCTTCGAGCTCTCCTGGCTCGACCCGACCGCCATCACCTCCTTCAGCGCCTTCACCGCCGGCCTGTCGCTGTCGCTGTTCATCTACTGGGGCTGGGACACCTGCCTGACGGTCAACGAGGAGACCGCCGGGAGCTCGCGCACCCCGGGCCGGGCGGCGCTGCTGACCATGCTGGTGATCATCGTGACCTACGTCGGCGTCGCGATCGCCGTCCAGATGTACGCGGGCATCGGCGCCGAGGGCACCGGGCTGGGCAACCCCGACACCGGGGACAACGTGTTCGCCGCGCTGGCCGGGCCGGTGCTCGGACCGGGGCTGGCCTTCCTGCTGTTCCTCGCCGTGGTCGCCAGCTCCGCGTCCTCGCTGCAGACCACCTTCCTGCCGACGACCCGCACCATGCTGGCGATGGGCACCTACGGTGCGCTGCCCAAGCGCCTGGCCGAGGTGCACCCCCGCTTCCTGGCGCCCTCGACGGCCACCCTGGTCGCCGGTGTCGGCACGGCGGCGTTCTACGTCGGGATCACGCTGATCAGCGAGAACGTCCTCATCGACACCATCTACGCGCTCGGCCTGATGATCTGCTTCTACTACGGCCTGACCGCCTACGCCTGCGTCTGGTACTTCCGGCACGAGCTGCGCCGCAGTGCCCGCGACCTGGTGTTCAAGGGCGTCCTGCCGCTGCTGGGCGCGCTCATGCTCACCGCGGTGTTCCTGCAGACGGCGGTCGACACCCTCGACCCCGCCTACGGCAGCGGGTCCTCGGTGTTCGGCGTCGGCAGCGTCTTCGTCATCGGGATCGGCCTGCTCCTGGCCGGCGTGGTGCTCATGCTCGCCTGGCGGGCGCGGCACCCGGAGTTCTTCCGCGGGGAGACGCTGAGGGTGGACACCCCGTCGCTGGTCTTCGACGACTGA
- the speB gene encoding agmatinase, with protein sequence MTRYGAQYGPDITYLGVDRCDLGDPASFADADVVVLGAPFDGGTSHRPGTRFGPQAIRMTDYLAHDGSRPSLALRTDGLRDLRVLDAGDVEMYSGDIETALGALEAAVETVARAGAIPVVLGGDHSIAFADAKGVANVLGHGRVSMVHFDAHADTGDIEFGSLWGHGQPMRRLIESGALRGDRFLQVGLRGYWPPPETLDWMAAQRMRSYEMTEIGSRGLDACLTEASAIATDECDGVFLSVDIDVCDPGHAPGTGTPEPGGLTARQLLDAVRRLCLELPVVGVDVVEVSPPYDHADITAALANRVVLEALSAIARRRRDARDGTRWDPALPLLANRPDTTQENPS encoded by the coding sequence ATGACGCGATACGGCGCCCAGTACGGCCCGGACATCACCTACCTCGGCGTCGACCGCTGCGACCTCGGCGACCCGGCGTCGTTCGCGGACGCCGACGTCGTCGTCCTCGGCGCCCCGTTCGACGGCGGCACCTCGCACCGCCCGGGCACCCGCTTCGGCCCGCAGGCGATCCGGATGACCGACTACCTGGCGCACGACGGGTCGCGGCCGAGCCTGGCGCTGCGCACCGACGGGCTGCGCGACCTGCGCGTGCTCGACGCCGGGGACGTCGAGATGTACTCCGGCGACATCGAGACCGCGCTGGGCGCGCTGGAGGCCGCGGTGGAGACCGTCGCCCGCGCCGGCGCCATCCCGGTCGTCCTCGGGGGCGACCACTCGATCGCCTTCGCCGACGCCAAGGGCGTGGCCAACGTCCTCGGGCACGGCCGCGTCTCGATGGTCCACTTCGACGCGCACGCCGACACCGGCGACATCGAGTTCGGCTCGCTGTGGGGCCACGGCCAGCCGATGCGGCGGCTCATCGAGTCCGGGGCGCTGCGCGGCGACCGGTTCCTGCAGGTCGGCCTGCGCGGCTACTGGCCGCCGCCGGAGACGCTGGACTGGATGGCGGCGCAGCGGATGCGCTCCTACGAGATGACCGAGATCGGCTCCCGCGGGCTGGACGCCTGCCTCACCGAGGCGTCGGCCATCGCCACCGACGAGTGCGACGGCGTCTTCCTCTCCGTCGACATCGACGTCTGCGACCCCGGGCACGCCCCCGGCACCGGGACCCCGGAGCCGGGTGGGCTGACCGCCCGCCAGCTGCTGGACGCCGTCCGCCGGCTGTGCCTGGAGCTGCCGGTGGTCGGCGTGGACGTCGTCGAGGTCAGCCCGCCCTACGACCACGCCGACATCACCGCGGCCCTGGCCAACCGGGTCGTCCTCGAGGCGCTCTCGGCCATCGCCCGCCGCCGGCGCGACGCCCGCGACGGCACCCGCTGGGACCCGGCCCTCCCCCTGCTCGCGAACCGTCCCGACACCACCCAGGAGAACCCGTCATGA